CGCGCGCGCCGAGCGCCCCTCCAAGACATTGAACGAATCGAACTGAAAGCGAGAAACGACATGGACCTGCAACTCAAAGACAAAGTGGCACTCATCACCGGCCCGGCCAAGGGCATGGGACGCGCCGTGACGCTGGCCTTCGCGCGCGAAGGCGCGAAGCTCGTGCTGGCCGGGCGCGACACCGGCGCCATCGAACCCGTGGCCGCCGAAGCCCGCGCGCTCGGCGTGCAAGCCGTGGTGGTGCCCTGTGACCTGACCGCAGGCGCGCAGACCGAGGCCTTGGCCGCACATGCGCTGGAGGCCTTCGGCCGCATCGACGTGCTGGTCAACGTGGCCGGCGGCTCGGGGCCCATCGGCAAGACCGGCTGGGAAACCACCACGGCGGAGTTCGACGAGATCGTGCAGCTCAACATGACCGGCTGCTTCAACACCATGCGCGCCGTGTTGCCCTCGATGATCGAACGCAGGAGCGGCAAGGTGGTGAACGTGGGCGGCACCTTCGGCATGCGCGGGCGCGCCGGCCGCATGGCGTACTCGGCTTCCAAGTGGGGCCTGCGCGGCATCACCAAGAGCTTTGCGCTGGAGGCCGGGCCATACGGCATCAACGTGAACTGCGTGGCGCCCGGCATGGTCGACGGGCCGCGCTTTCGCGAGAAGGTGTGCGCCAACATGGCCGAGAAGCTGGGCATCACGCTGGAAGAAGCGATGACGCGGCACGCGGCCGACTACGCGCTGCGCCGCGTCTCCACCGATGCGGACGTGGCCAACGCCTGCCTCTTCATGGCGAGCGACGTGTCGCGCCAGATCACCGGTGTCGACCTGCCCGTCGATGGCGGCTGGGCGATGCTCTGAGGAGGCCACGATGAAAGAAGTCAACCTCGTCATTCGCGGCGCGCGCGTCGTTTCCGCGGACCAGATCATCGAAGCCAGCGTGGCCATTGCCGGCGAGCACATCGTGGCCGTCGGCCATGACGACACCATGCCCCCCGCACGAGAGGAGATGCGCGCCGACGGGCTGTACCTGCTGCCGGGCGCCATCGACAGCCACGTGCACTTTCGCGACCCGGGCTACCCGAACAAGGAAACCTGGAAGACCGGCTCGGCCGCTGCCGCCATGGGCGGCGTGACCACCGTGTTCGAGATGCCCAACACCAACCCGTCGACCGGCACCGTCGAGGCGCTGCGCATCAAGCAGAAGGCGGCCGAGTCGTCGTACTGCGACTTCGGCATCCACGGCCTGCTGGGCGACGACACGGTCGATCGACTCGAGGAACTGCTCGATGCGGGCGTCACCAGCTTCAAGGCCTTCGTCGGCAACACCTTCGGCAACCTGCCCGCGCCCACCGACGGTGCGCTGCTCGAAGGGTTCGAGACGCTCGCGCCGCTGGGCATCCGCACGGTGGTGCATGCGGAGAACTCGTCGATCCTGCAGCGCCGCCAGAAGAAGATGCAGGCGGCCGGCCGCATCGATGCCATGGCCCACCTGGCCGCGCGGCCGGCCGTGGCCGAGATCGAGGCCATCGGCCGCGTGCTCACGCTGGCCGAATGGACCGGCGCGCGCGTGCACATCGCGCACCACAGCGCGGCCGATTCGCTGTTCCTGCTGCGCGAGGCCAAGCGCCGCGGCGTCGACGTGACGGCCGAGACCTGCCCGCAGTACCTGCTGCTGAACACCGGCCACATGCTCAAGCTGGGCGGCGTGATGCGGCTCAACCCGCCCATCCGCGAGGCGCGCCACAACCAGCCGCTGTGGGACGCGCTGATGGACGGCACGCTCGACATGATCGCCACCGACCACGCGCCGCACACGCCGGAGGAGAAAACCCGCGAGAGCATCTGGGACTGCGACTGCGGCTTTCCGGGCGTCGAAACCCAGATGCCGCTGATGCTGACCGAGGTGAATCGCGCGCGCGCCACCCTGATGGACTACGTGCGCTGGAGCGCGGTGAACCCGGCCAAGGCCTGGGGCCTGTACGGCACCAAGGGCGTGATCGCACCCGGCGCGCACGCCGACATCGCGATCGTCGACATGCAGCGCTCGGGCACGCTGTCGCAGAACAAGCTGCAGAGCATCAGCAAGATCTCGCCGTGGAACGGCCGCGCGGTGCAGGGCTACCCGCTGCACACGCTGCTGCGCGGGCGCTTCGTGATGCGCGAGGGCAAGCTGGTGACCGATGCGGTCGGTTGGGGGCGGTCGGTGAAGGGCGTGCAGAAAATGCCCGCTCCCAAGCCGCGCAACACCGAGCACTACAGCAGCGCGATCCTGCAGACGCCGCCCGGCGTGCCCGCGACGGCCGTGCCGGCAGGCACGGTGGACTGGGACGCGGCATGAGCACCGCGCGCGTGCAGCAGGTGCAGGTCTGGCG
This region of Variovorax sp. RKNM96 genomic DNA includes:
- a CDS encoding SDR family NAD(P)-dependent oxidoreductase, with protein sequence MDLQLKDKVALITGPAKGMGRAVTLAFAREGAKLVLAGRDTGAIEPVAAEARALGVQAVVVPCDLTAGAQTEALAAHALEAFGRIDVLVNVAGGSGPIGKTGWETTTAEFDEIVQLNMTGCFNTMRAVLPSMIERRSGKVVNVGGTFGMRGRAGRMAYSASKWGLRGITKSFALEAGPYGINVNCVAPGMVDGPRFREKVCANMAEKLGITLEEAMTRHAADYALRRVSTDADVANACLFMASDVSRQITGVDLPVDGGWAML
- the allB gene encoding allantoinase AllB; this encodes MKEVNLVIRGARVVSADQIIEASVAIAGEHIVAVGHDDTMPPAREEMRADGLYLLPGAIDSHVHFRDPGYPNKETWKTGSAAAAMGGVTTVFEMPNTNPSTGTVEALRIKQKAAESSYCDFGIHGLLGDDTVDRLEELLDAGVTSFKAFVGNTFGNLPAPTDGALLEGFETLAPLGIRTVVHAENSSILQRRQKKMQAAGRIDAMAHLAARPAVAEIEAIGRVLTLAEWTGARVHIAHHSAADSLFLLREAKRRGVDVTAETCPQYLLLNTGHMLKLGGVMRLNPPIREARHNQPLWDALMDGTLDMIATDHAPHTPEEKTRESIWDCDCGFPGVETQMPLMLTEVNRARATLMDYVRWSAVNPAKAWGLYGTKGVIAPGAHADIAIVDMQRSGTLSQNKLQSISKISPWNGRAVQGYPLHTLLRGRFVMREGKLVTDAVGWGRSVKGVQKMPAPKPRNTEHYSSAILQTPPGVPATAVPAGTVDWDAA